A single genomic interval of Ramlibacter pinisoli harbors:
- a CDS encoding RNA pyrophosphohydrolase encodes MLDRDGFRPNVGIILLNQKNQVFWGKRIRTHSWQFPQGGIDRGETPEQAMYRELHEEVGLMPEHVRIIARTRDWLRYEVPDRYIRRDARGHYKGQKQIWYLLQLTGQDWNLNLRATNHPEFDAWRWNDYWVPLDVVVEFKRGVYEMALTELARFVPRHDHRNRYLRSGMRSRDSGPHDPSAEAGPGPGFELPPGATFEPDPQVALKQTEGNRAS; translated from the coding sequence ATGCTTGACCGGGACGGCTTCAGGCCCAACGTCGGCATCATCCTGCTCAACCAGAAAAACCAGGTGTTCTGGGGCAAGCGGATTCGCACCCACAGCTGGCAATTTCCGCAAGGCGGGATCGACCGCGGTGAAACGCCGGAACAGGCGATGTACCGCGAACTGCATGAAGAAGTCGGCCTCATGCCGGAGCACGTGCGCATCATCGCGCGCACGCGCGACTGGCTGCGCTACGAAGTGCCCGACCGCTACATCCGGCGCGACGCCCGCGGCCACTACAAGGGCCAGAAGCAGATCTGGTACCTGCTGCAACTGACCGGCCAGGACTGGAACCTCAACCTGCGCGCCACCAACCATCCCGAGTTCGACGCCTGGCGCTGGAACGACTACTGGGTCCCGCTGGACGTGGTGGTCGAATTCAAGCGCGGCGTGTACGAGATGGCCCTGACCGAACTCGCGCGCTTCGTGCCCCGCCACGACCACCGCAACCGCTACCTGCGCAGCGGCATGCGGTCGCGCGACAGCGGCCCGCATGACCCCTCGGCCGAAGCGGGCCCGGGTCCGGGGTTCGAGCTGCCGCCGGGCGCGACCTTCGAACCCGACCCGCAGGTGGCGCTCAAGCAGACGGAAGGCAATCGTGCGTCGTGA
- a CDS encoding CNP1-like family protein translates to MRRELRGPALVLALSASLAHAQLVPVDPDWKELTAPAPPASLRTQGLVPIDVEPSQLRWGIDPDSIAVGADGIVRYVVVARGEGSALNAFYEGLRCSSGEVKVYARRSSDGGWVPAAASDWQTVFNNPPVRHSLVIARNGACTGKVANVSAAQIQRDLASASKGRHLNDSR, encoded by the coding sequence GTGCGTCGTGAGCTGCGCGGGCCGGCCCTGGTGTTGGCCCTGTCCGCCTCGCTGGCGCACGCCCAGCTGGTCCCGGTCGATCCCGACTGGAAGGAACTGACGGCGCCGGCACCACCCGCCTCGCTGCGCACGCAGGGGCTGGTGCCGATCGACGTCGAGCCGTCGCAGCTTCGCTGGGGCATCGATCCGGACAGCATCGCCGTCGGTGCCGACGGGATCGTGCGTTACGTCGTGGTGGCACGCGGCGAGGGCAGCGCACTGAACGCGTTCTACGAGGGCCTGCGCTGCAGCAGTGGCGAGGTGAAGGTCTATGCGCGCCGGAGCAGCGACGGTGGCTGGGTGCCGGCCGCCGCCAGCGACTGGCAGACAGTGTTCAACAACCCGCCGGTGCGCCACAGCCTGGTCATCGCCAGAAACGGCGCCTGCACCGGCAAGGTGGCCAACGTGTCGGCCGCCCAGATCCAGCGCGACCTGGCCAGCGCCAGCAAGGGCCGCCACCTGAACGACTCGCGCTGA
- the proB gene encoding glutamate 5-kinase, with protein sequence MATPSGEGLGPEQRDLLRGARRIVVKVGSSLVTNEGRGLDEGAIGEWCRQLALLARDGREVIMVSSGAIAEGMKRLGWTTRPHELNELQAAAAVGQMGLAQMYESKLRENGLRSAQVLLTHADLADRERYLNARSTLLTLLSLAVLPVINENDTVVNDEIKFGDNDTLGALVANLVEADLLVILTDQRGLYTADPRKDPAATFVHVGRAGDDALEAMAGGAGSSLGRGGMITKILAARRAARSGASTVIAWGRERDALLRLCGGEGIGTLLVAPTQKSQARKRWMADHLQLRGAVLVDEGAVAKLVGEGKSLLPIGMTAVDGEFSRGDVIAVRDAAGREVARGLANYASAEARLLCRKPSAEIERLLGYMAEPEMIHRTNLVVTR encoded by the coding sequence ATGGCAACGCCGAGCGGTGAGGGCCTCGGGCCCGAGCAGCGCGACCTGCTGCGCGGTGCGCGGCGCATCGTCGTCAAGGTCGGCTCCAGCCTCGTCACCAACGAGGGCAGGGGCCTCGACGAAGGCGCGATCGGCGAGTGGTGCCGCCAGCTGGCACTGCTTGCGCGCGACGGCCGCGAAGTCATCATGGTGTCCAGCGGTGCCATCGCCGAAGGCATGAAGCGCCTGGGCTGGACCACGCGGCCACACGAGCTCAACGAACTGCAGGCCGCCGCGGCGGTCGGGCAGATGGGCCTGGCGCAGATGTACGAAAGCAAGCTGCGCGAGAACGGGCTGCGCTCGGCGCAGGTGCTGCTCACGCACGCCGACCTCGCCGACCGCGAGCGCTACTTGAATGCCCGGTCGACGCTGCTCACGCTGCTCTCGCTCGCGGTGCTGCCGGTCATCAACGAGAACGACACCGTCGTCAACGACGAGATCAAGTTCGGTGACAACGACACGCTCGGTGCGCTGGTGGCCAACCTGGTCGAGGCCGACCTGCTGGTCATCCTCACCGACCAGCGCGGCCTGTACACGGCCGACCCGCGCAAGGACCCCGCCGCCACCTTCGTCCACGTGGGGCGCGCCGGCGACGACGCGCTGGAGGCGATGGCCGGCGGGGCCGGTTCCAGCCTCGGCAGGGGCGGGATGATCACCAAGATCCTGGCGGCGCGCCGGGCCGCGCGGTCGGGCGCCTCGACCGTCATCGCTTGGGGTCGCGAGCGCGATGCGCTGCTGCGCCTGTGCGGCGGCGAAGGCATCGGCACGCTGCTGGTGGCACCCACGCAGAAGAGCCAGGCGCGCAAGCGCTGGATGGCCGACCACCTGCAGCTGCGCGGCGCCGTGCTGGTCGACGAGGGCGCCGTGGCCAAGCTGGTGGGGGAGGGCAAGAGCCTGTTGCCGATCGGCATGACCGCCGTCGACGGCGAGTTCTCGCGCGGCGACGTCATCGCGGTGCGGGACGCCGCGGGCCGCGAAGTGGCGCGGGGGCTGGCCAACTACGCCAGTGCCGAGGCCCGGCTGCTATGCCGCAAGCCGTCGGCCGAGATCGAGCGCTTGCTCGGCTACATGGCCGAGCCCGAGATGATCCATCGCACCAATCTGGTGGTCACGCGCTAA
- the cgtA gene encoding Obg family GTPase CgtA has product MKFVDEAFIDVAAGDGGNGCVSFRHEKYKEFGGPNGGDGGRGGHVFAVADPALNTLVDFRFSRRHEAKRGEHGMGSDMFGAAGSDITLKMPVGTIITDAETGEVLHELLTPGETIVLAKGGDGGFGNMRFKSSINRAPRQKTPGWPGEKKNLKLELKVLADVGLLGMPNAGKSTLIAAISNARPKIADYPFTTLHPNLGVVRVGPEQSFVVADVPGLIEGAAEGAGLGHQFLRHLQRTRLLLHLVDIAPFDDADPVAQAKAIVAELKKYDKALHDKPRWLVLNKLDMVPADEREARVKDFIKRMRYKGPVFQISALTREGCEELVKSVFQHVHAQHAREQEPKDVDPRFADAAGQGEG; this is encoded by the coding sequence ATGAAATTCGTCGACGAAGCCTTCATCGATGTCGCCGCGGGCGACGGGGGGAACGGCTGCGTCTCGTTCCGGCACGAGAAGTACAAGGAGTTCGGCGGCCCCAACGGCGGTGACGGCGGCCGCGGTGGCCACGTCTTCGCCGTGGCGGATCCGGCCCTGAACACGCTGGTCGACTTCCGCTTCTCGCGTCGCCACGAGGCCAAGCGCGGCGAGCACGGCATGGGGTCGGACATGTTCGGTGCGGCCGGCTCCGACATCACGCTGAAGATGCCGGTCGGCACCATCATCACGGACGCCGAGACCGGCGAGGTGCTGCACGAGCTGCTCACCCCCGGCGAGACCATCGTCCTGGCCAAGGGGGGCGATGGCGGTTTCGGCAACATGCGCTTCAAGAGTTCCATCAACCGCGCGCCCCGGCAAAAGACGCCCGGCTGGCCGGGCGAGAAGAAGAACCTGAAGCTCGAACTCAAGGTGCTGGCAGACGTCGGGCTGCTGGGCATGCCGAACGCCGGCAAGTCGACGCTCATCGCGGCCATCTCCAATGCCCGCCCCAAGATCGCCGACTACCCGTTCACGACCCTGCACCCCAATCTCGGGGTGGTGCGCGTCGGTCCGGAGCAGAGCTTTGTCGTCGCCGACGTGCCCGGCCTGATCGAGGGTGCGGCCGAAGGCGCCGGGCTGGGGCACCAGTTCCTGCGCCACCTGCAACGCACCCGGCTGTTGCTGCACCTCGTGGACATCGCGCCATTCGACGACGCTGATCCGGTCGCGCAGGCCAAGGCCATCGTCGCCGAGCTGAAGAAGTACGACAAGGCGCTGCACGACAAGCCGCGCTGGCTGGTGTTGAACAAGCTGGACATGGTGCCCGCCGACGAACGCGAGGCACGGGTCAAGGACTTCATCAAGCGCATGCGCTACAAGGGGCCGGTGTTCCAGATCTCGGCGCTCACGCGCGAAGGCTGCGAGGAACTGGTCAAGTCGGTCTTCCAGCACGTGCACGCGCAACACGCGCGGGAGCAGGAGCCCAAGGACGTCGATCCGCGCTTCGCCGATGCGGCCGGCCAGGGAGAGGGCTGA
- the rpmA gene encoding 50S ribosomal protein L27 — MAQKKGGGSTRNGRDSQPKMLGVKAFGGELITAGSIIVRQRGTKFHPGTNVGVGKDHTLFALVDGHVSFKVQGSLNKHTVNVTPAA; from the coding sequence ATGGCACAGAAAAAAGGCGGCGGCTCGACGCGCAACGGGCGGGATTCCCAGCCCAAGATGCTGGGCGTGAAGGCGTTCGGCGGCGAACTCATCACGGCTGGCTCGATCATCGTGCGCCAGCGCGGCACCAAGTTCCACCCCGGCACCAACGTCGGCGTGGGCAAGGACCACACGCTGTTCGCGCTGGTGGACGGCCACGTGTCGTTCAAGGTCCAGGGTTCGCTCAACAAGCACACCGTGAACGTCACCCCCGCAGCGTGA
- the rplU gene encoding 50S ribosomal protein L21: MYAVIKTGGKQYRVASGEKIKVEQIAADVGQEIVIDQVLAVGNGGDLKVGTPLVSGATVKATVVAHGKHDKVRIFKMRRRKHYQKRQGHRQQFTELQIGAIAA; this comes from the coding sequence ATGTACGCGGTCATAAAAACCGGCGGCAAGCAGTATCGCGTTGCCTCCGGCGAGAAAATCAAAGTAGAACAGATTGCTGCGGACGTAGGCCAGGAAATCGTGATCGACCAGGTGCTCGCAGTCGGCAACGGCGGCGACCTAAAGGTCGGCACTCCCCTGGTGTCCGGTGCAACGGTCAAGGCCACGGTCGTGGCCCATGGCAAGCACGACAAGGTTCGCATCTTCAAGATGCGCCGTCGCAAGCACTACCAGAAGCGCCAGGGGCATCGCCAGCAGTTCACCGAACTGCAGATCGGCGCCATCGCGGCCTGA
- a CDS encoding polyprenyl synthetase family protein: protein MLEVDAVIAHRLGSSVPLVGQVSQYIISAGGKRLRPALLLLVSAALGYHGPHRFTLAAVVEFIHTATLLHDDVVDESTLRRGRATANENFGNPASVLVGDFLYSRAFQMMLDANDMRIMAILADATNVIAEGEVLQLMNMHDASLDEAGYLRVIRSKTAKLFEASARLGAVLAGASPAIEEACASYGQALGTAFQVIDDVLDYDGDAQEMGKNLGDDLREGKATLPLIAAMQRGSASQRDLIRHAIEHGAVDELDSIIRIVRETGALDVTRSAAAAEAQRAIDHAQRLPANQHAEGLVQLAAQLLQRRN from the coding sequence ATGCTCGAGGTGGACGCGGTCATCGCCCACCGCCTCGGCTCCAGTGTCCCGCTGGTCGGGCAAGTCTCCCAGTACATCATCTCCGCCGGCGGCAAGCGGCTGCGCCCCGCGCTGCTCCTGCTGGTGAGCGCGGCCCTGGGATACCACGGCCCGCACCGCTTCACGCTGGCCGCCGTCGTGGAATTCATCCATACGGCCACCCTGCTGCACGACGACGTGGTGGACGAATCGACCCTGCGGCGCGGCCGCGCCACCGCCAACGAGAACTTCGGCAATCCGGCCAGCGTGCTGGTGGGCGACTTCCTCTACTCGCGCGCCTTCCAGATGATGCTGGACGCGAACGACATGCGCATCATGGCCATCCTGGCCGACGCCACCAACGTCATCGCCGAGGGCGAGGTGCTGCAGCTGATGAACATGCACGACGCCTCGCTCGACGAGGCGGGCTACCTGCGCGTGATCCGCTCCAAGACGGCCAAGCTGTTCGAGGCCAGCGCCCGCCTGGGCGCGGTGCTCGCGGGCGCCTCGCCGGCGATCGAGGAAGCCTGCGCCAGCTACGGCCAGGCGCTGGGCACGGCGTTCCAGGTGATCGACGACGTGCTGGACTACGACGGCGATGCGCAGGAGATGGGCAAGAACCTCGGCGACGATCTGCGCGAAGGCAAGGCCACGCTGCCGCTGATTGCCGCCATGCAGCGCGGCTCCGCGTCGCAACGCGACTTGATCCGCCACGCGATCGAGCACGGGGCCGTGGACGAACTCGATTCCATCATCCGCATCGTGCGCGAAACGGGCGCGCTGGATGTCACGCGCTCGGCGGCTGCGGCGGAGGCGCAGCGGGCCATCGACCACGCGCAACGCCTGCCGGCGAATCAGCACGCCGAAGGTTTGGTACAATTGGCGGCTCAACTGCTGCAGCGTCGCAACTGA
- the pilB gene encoding type IV-A pilus assembly ATPase PilB, whose protein sequence is MAAVDPAVSEAPSLALPGLARALVSAGKLGQKSAEDLYRKAQASRSSFIAELTGSGSVSAADLAHTMSTAFGAPLLDLEAVDVQRLPKALLDAKICQAYRVVVLAKRNNRLIVATADPSDQEAAEKIKFATQMGVDWIIAEYDKLTKMVEANATSATQAMESIVGDDFEFDESTMEDSVVDEEDKSGSGSEVEDAPVVKFLHKMLLDAFSMRASDLHFEPYEHTYRVRFRIDGELREIATPPVAIKDKLASRIKVISRMDISEKRVPQDGRMKLKVGPDRVIDFRVSTLPTLFGEKIVIRILDPSSAKLGIEALGYEPQEKERLLSAVARPYGMVLVTGPTGSGKTVSLYTCLNILNKPGVNISTAEDPSEINLPGVNQVNVNDKAGLTFAAALKSFLRQDPDVIMVGEIRDLETADIAIKAAQTGHMVLSTLHTNDAPTTLTRMRNMGIAPFNIASSVILITAQRLARRLCPNCKQPADIPHEALLDAGFQEEEVDGSWTPYRPVGCSMCNNGYKGRVGIYQVMPISDEIQRIILRDGSSMDIAAQARSEGVRSLRESGLHKVKLGVTSLEEVLGCTNE, encoded by the coding sequence ATGGCCGCCGTCGATCCTGCAGTTTCCGAAGCTCCATCGCTCGCCTTGCCGGGCCTGGCGCGTGCACTGGTGTCCGCCGGCAAGCTGGGCCAGAAGTCCGCCGAGGACCTCTATCGCAAGGCACAGGCCAGCCGCAGCAGCTTCATTGCCGAACTCACCGGGTCGGGTTCGGTCTCGGCGGCCGACCTGGCCCACACCATGTCCACCGCGTTCGGGGCTCCCCTGCTGGACCTCGAGGCCGTCGACGTGCAGCGGCTGCCCAAGGCGCTGCTCGACGCCAAGATCTGCCAGGCCTACCGGGTGGTGGTGCTTGCCAAGCGCAACAACCGGCTGATCGTCGCCACCGCCGACCCGTCCGACCAGGAGGCCGCCGAGAAGATCAAGTTCGCGACCCAGATGGGCGTCGACTGGATCATCGCGGAGTACGACAAGCTGACCAAGATGGTCGAGGCGAACGCGACGAGCGCGACGCAGGCCATGGAGAGCATCGTCGGCGACGACTTCGAGTTCGACGAGTCGACGATGGAAGACTCGGTCGTCGACGAGGAGGACAAGTCCGGCTCGGGCTCCGAGGTCGAGGACGCCCCAGTCGTCAAGTTCCTGCACAAGATGCTGCTCGACGCGTTCAGCATGCGGGCGTCGGACCTCCACTTCGAACCCTACGAGCACACCTACCGGGTGCGGTTCCGCATCGACGGCGAGCTGCGCGAGATCGCCACCCCCCCGGTGGCCATCAAGGACAAGCTGGCCTCGCGCATCAAGGTCATCTCGCGGATGGACATCTCCGAGAAGCGGGTGCCGCAGGACGGCCGGATGAAACTCAAGGTCGGCCCCGACCGGGTGATCGACTTCCGCGTCAGCACGCTGCCCACCCTGTTCGGCGAGAAGATCGTGATCCGGATCCTGGACCCGAGCAGCGCCAAGCTGGGCATCGAGGCCCTGGGCTACGAGCCGCAGGAGAAGGAGCGCCTGCTCAGCGCCGTCGCCCGCCCCTACGGCATGGTGCTGGTCACCGGCCCCACCGGTTCGGGCAAGACGGTGTCGCTCTACACCTGCCTGAACATCCTGAACAAGCCGGGTGTCAACATCTCCACGGCCGAAGACCCGTCGGAAATCAACCTGCCGGGCGTCAACCAGGTCAACGTCAACGACAAGGCGGGGCTGACGTTCGCCGCCGCCCTGAAGTCGTTCCTGCGCCAGGACCCGGACGTCATCATGGTCGGCGAAATCCGCGACCTGGAAACGGCTGACATCGCGATCAAGGCCGCCCAGACCGGCCACATGGTGCTGTCCACGCTGCACACGAACGACGCGCCGACCACCCTCACGCGCATGCGCAACATGGGCATCGCGCCGTTCAACATCGCCTCGAGCGTCATCCTCATCACCGCCCAGCGCCTGGCGCGCCGGCTGTGTCCCAATTGCAAGCAGCCGGCCGACATCCCGCACGAGGCCCTGCTCGATGCGGGCTTCCAGGAGGAAGAGGTCGACGGCAGCTGGACTCCCTACCGCCCGGTCGGCTGCAGCATGTGCAACAACGGCTACAAGGGCCGTGTCGGCATCTACCAGGTGATGCCGATCAGCGACGAGATCCAGCGCATCATCCTGCGCGACGGCAGTTCGATGGACATCGCAGCGCAAGCGCGCAGCGAAGGAGTCAGGAGCCTGCGCGAATCGGGGCTTCACAAGGTGAAGCTGGGCGTCACTTCCCTCGAAGAAGTGCTCGGCTGCACCAACGAGTAG
- a CDS encoding type II secretion system F family protein, whose translation MATATATKITEFVFEWEGRDRNGKQVKGETRAAGENQVQAALRRQGVSPTKIKKRRMRSGQKIKPKDIAIFTRQLATMMKAGVPLLQAFDIVGRGNANASVTKLLNDIRTDVETGTSLSAAFRKYPLYFNSLYCNLVEAGEAAGILEALLDRLAVYMEKTEAIKSKIKSALMYPISVVVVAFVVVTVIMIFVIPAFKQVFTSFGADLPAPTLFVMGISEYFVKYWYLIFGIIGGGLYFFMQAWKRNEKVQSFMDRLMLKVPVFGDLVYKSVIARWTRTLATMFAAGVPLVEALDSVGGAAGNSVYASATVKIQQEVSTGTSLTSAMTNANVFPTMVLQMCAIGEESGSIDHMLSKAADFYEAEVDDMVAGLSSLMEPIIIVFLGGLIGGIVVSMYLPIFKLGAVV comes from the coding sequence ATGGCGACGGCAACAGCAACCAAGATCACGGAATTCGTCTTCGAGTGGGAAGGCCGCGACCGCAACGGCAAGCAGGTCAAGGGCGAGACCCGGGCGGCGGGCGAGAACCAGGTGCAGGCCGCGCTGCGGCGCCAGGGAGTCTCCCCCACCAAGATCAAGAAGCGCCGCATGCGCTCGGGCCAGAAGATCAAGCCCAAGGACATCGCGATCTTCACGCGCCAGCTCGCCACCATGATGAAGGCCGGCGTGCCGCTGCTGCAGGCGTTCGACATCGTCGGCCGCGGCAACGCCAACGCCAGCGTCACCAAGCTGCTCAACGACATCCGCACCGACGTCGAGACCGGCACGTCGCTGTCGGCCGCCTTCCGCAAGTACCCGCTGTACTTCAACAGCCTGTACTGCAACCTGGTGGAAGCTGGCGAGGCCGCCGGTATCCTGGAAGCGCTGCTCGACCGCCTGGCCGTCTACATGGAGAAGACCGAGGCGATCAAGTCCAAGATCAAGTCGGCGCTCATGTACCCGATCTCGGTCGTCGTGGTCGCCTTCGTGGTGGTCACGGTCATCATGATCTTCGTGATCCCGGCGTTCAAGCAGGTGTTCACGTCGTTCGGCGCCGACCTGCCGGCGCCCACCCTGTTCGTCATGGGCATCAGCGAGTACTTCGTGAAGTACTGGTACCTGATCTTCGGCATCATCGGCGGCGGCCTCTACTTCTTCATGCAGGCCTGGAAGCGCAACGAGAAGGTCCAGTCCTTCATGGACCGCCTGATGCTCAAGGTCCCCGTGTTCGGCGACCTGGTCTACAAGTCCGTCATCGCCCGCTGGACCCGCACGCTCGCCACCATGTTCGCCGCCGGCGTGCCGCTGGTGGAGGCGCTCGACTCCGTGGGTGGTGCGGCCGGCAACTCGGTCTACGCATCGGCCACCGTCAAGATCCAGCAGGAGGTGTCCACCGGCACCAGCCTCACCTCGGCGATGACCAACGCCAACGTGTTCCCGACCATGGTGCTGCAGATGTGCGCCATCGGCGAGGAGTCCGGCTCCATCGACCACATGCTGAGCAAGGCCGCCGACTTCTACGAGGCCGAGGTCGACGACATGGTGGCCGGCCTGTCCAGCCTGATGGAGCCCATCATCATCGTCTTCCTCGGCGGCCTGATCGGCGGCATCGTGGTCTCGATGTACCTGCCGATCTTCAAGCTCGGCGCCGTCGTCTGA
- a CDS encoding prepilin peptidase, whose amino-acid sequence MMVSPVVDAALAGVLGLLVGSFLNVVIFRLPRILERQWAAECADLAGKDPEPSEPFNLMRPRSRCRQCGHVIRWYENIPVLSFIALRGKCSSCGTPIGWRYPVVELATAALFAFCVWQYGATWKGLAWCGFCAALLALALIDWDTTLLPDDITLPLVWAGLIASALRWNTLPLSQSLWGAVAGYLSLWAVYKGFKLLTGKEGMGYGDFKLFAALGAWFGPEALVPMILMASVIGAVIGIGMKFASGLRPGGYVPFGPFLAGAGFAALLFGPESILRTIGL is encoded by the coding sequence CTGATGGTCTCGCCCGTCGTGGACGCCGCGCTCGCCGGCGTCCTCGGGCTGCTGGTCGGCAGCTTCCTCAACGTTGTCATCTTCCGGCTGCCCAGGATCCTGGAAAGGCAGTGGGCGGCCGAATGCGCCGACCTCGCGGGCAAGGACCCGGAGCCGTCGGAGCCGTTCAACCTGATGCGCCCACGCTCGCGCTGCCGCCAGTGCGGCCACGTCATCCGCTGGTACGAGAACATCCCGGTCCTGAGCTTCATTGCCCTGCGCGGCAAGTGCTCGTCGTGCGGCACGCCGATCGGCTGGCGCTACCCCGTGGTCGAACTGGCGACGGCCGCCCTCTTCGCCTTCTGCGTCTGGCAGTACGGTGCGACCTGGAAGGGCCTGGCCTGGTGCGGTTTCTGCGCCGCCCTGCTGGCGCTGGCGCTGATCGACTGGGACACCACGCTGCTGCCCGACGACATCACGTTGCCGCTGGTCTGGGCCGGGCTCATCGCGTCGGCGCTGCGCTGGAACACCCTGCCCCTCAGCCAGTCGCTCTGGGGCGCGGTCGCCGGCTACCTGTCCCTGTGGGCGGTGTACAAGGGCTTCAAGCTGCTCACCGGCAAGGAAGGCATGGGCTACGGCGATTTCAAGCTCTTCGCGGCACTGGGCGCATGGTTCGGGCCCGAGGCGCTGGTGCCCATGATCCTGATGGCCTCGGTCATCGGCGCCGTGATCGGCATCGGCATGAAGTTCGCGAGTGGCCTGCGCCCTGGCGGCTACGTGCCGTTCGGCCCGTTCCTGGCCGGCGCCGGCTTCGCGGCCCTGCTGTTCGGCCCCGAGTCCATCCTGCGGACCATCGGCCTCTAG
- the coaE gene encoding dephospho-CoA kinase (Dephospho-CoA kinase (CoaE) performs the final step in coenzyme A biosynthesis.): MRVGLTGGIGSGKSTVLHMLRELGAAAIDADAISRATTAAGGAAIPAIATRFGNDFITPDGALDRDRMRAQVYADPAARRDLEAIIHPLVGAETARQAAMAEAAGARCVVFDIPLLVESGRWRALVDRVLVVDCQPATQIARVQARSGLAEAQVQAIIAAQAPRGQRLGAADVVIVNDDLTLDQLRAEVEQVARGFGL, from the coding sequence ATGAGAGTCGGCCTGACCGGCGGCATCGGGAGCGGCAAGAGCACCGTGCTGCACATGCTGCGCGAGCTGGGTGCCGCCGCGATCGACGCCGACGCCATCTCGCGGGCCACCACGGCAGCGGGCGGCGCCGCCATCCCGGCCATCGCGACGCGTTTCGGCAACGACTTCATCACGCCCGACGGCGCACTCGACCGCGACCGGATGCGCGCCCAGGTCTACGCCGACCCGGCGGCGCGGCGCGACCTCGAGGCCATCATCCATCCCCTGGTGGGTGCCGAAACTGCTCGCCAGGCCGCCATGGCCGAGGCGGCCGGCGCACGCTGCGTGGTGTTCGACATCCCGCTGCTGGTCGAATCCGGCCGCTGGCGCGCCCTGGTCGACCGCGTGCTCGTGGTCGACTGCCAGCCGGCCACCCAGATCGCGCGGGTGCAGGCCCGCAGCGGGCTGGCCGAAGCCCAGGTGCAGGCCATCATCGCGGCCCAGGCGCCGCGCGGGCAGCGGCTGGGTGCCGCCGACGTGGTGATCGTCAACGACGACCTGACGCTCGACCAACTGAGGGCCGAGGTGGAACAGGTCGCGCGGGGGTTCGGGCTATGA
- the zapD gene encoding cell division protein ZapD has translation MILYEYPFNERIRTYLRLEHLFRRLGELVPREHPLDHHYALATIFEIMDVAARADLKSDVMKDLEKQKGVLNSYRGNPGVAESVLDEVVSQLDANFTALNNLPGKAGQSLTDNEWLMSIRSRIGIPGGTCEFDLPGYYAWQHLDAATRQADLGRWARPLGPFAESIHRLLKLLRDSGTAQKVMAIGGQFQQTLPQGRTFQLLRLRIDPAQRLVPEISGNRLMVSVRLMRQEGSDKLHSSNEDAGFELTLCS, from the coding sequence GTGATCCTCTACGAATACCCGTTCAACGAACGCATCCGCACCTACCTCCGCCTGGAGCACCTGTTCCGGCGCCTCGGGGAACTGGTCCCGCGCGAGCATCCGCTCGACCACCACTACGCGCTCGCGACCATCTTCGAGATCATGGACGTCGCGGCCCGCGCCGACCTGAAGTCGGACGTGATGAAGGACCTCGAGAAGCAGAAGGGCGTGCTCAACAGCTACCGTGGCAACCCCGGCGTCGCGGAATCGGTGCTCGACGAGGTGGTGTCGCAGCTCGATGCGAACTTCACCGCGTTGAACAACCTGCCGGGCAAGGCCGGGCAGTCGCTCACCGACAACGAGTGGCTCATGAGCATCCGCAGCCGCATCGGCATCCCGGGCGGCACCTGCGAGTTCGACCTGCCGGGCTACTACGCCTGGCAACACCTCGACGCCGCCACCCGCCAGGCCGACCTGGGGCGCTGGGCGCGTCCGCTCGGCCCCTTCGCCGAGTCCATCCACCGGCTGCTGAAGCTGCTGCGCGACTCGGGCACGGCGCAAAAGGTGATGGCGATCGGCGGCCAGTTCCAGCAGACCCTGCCGCAGGGGCGCACCTTCCAGCTGCTGCGCCTGCGCATCGACCCTGCCCAACGCCTCGTGCCCGAGATCAGCGGCAACCGGCTGATGGTCTCGGTCCGCCTGATGCGCCAGGAAGGCAGCGACAAGCTGCACAGCAGCAACGAGGACGCGGGCTTCGAGCTCACCCTGTGTTCCTGA
- a CDS encoding DNA gyrase inhibitor YacG, whose protein sequence is MPDDPRPRIVACPTCGGDSIYSPANPYRPFCSERCKNLDLGAWASESFRVPDETPPDDQPFGDPKLQ, encoded by the coding sequence ATGCCCGACGATCCCCGGCCCCGGATCGTCGCCTGCCCCACCTGCGGCGGCGACAGCATCTATTCACCGGCCAACCCCTACCGGCCGTTCTGCAGCGAGCGCTGCAAGAACCTGGACCTCGGCGCCTGGGCCAGCGAGAGCTTCCGCGTGCCGGACGAAACGCCGCCCGACGACCAGCCGTTCGGCGATCCCAAGCTCCAGTAG